The proteins below come from a single Silene latifolia isolate original U9 population unplaced genomic scaffold, ASM4854445v1 scaffold_398, whole genome shotgun sequence genomic window:
- the LOC141639457 gene encoding uncharacterized protein LOC141639457 encodes MSQPDLNSQSVTQDSLYSPLDDLLFLSPSDQPGLKLSETLFDGSNFRQWQREIIQTLLSKNTIGFISGECSIPDKADKRYNAWIRCDIFVSRWIKNSMIKSLQDSFQYTQSSKHLWSELVEHFGQLNVLELYELKKELANVKQENASLLDYYGKIKGLWENIDNLDPLPQCTCGVMLKCTCHMLKRMIEREIQSKLIQLLMGLHAGYEQVQSSLLSMDPLPPINRALGVLQKIERQKTIYDSNGSISLKTVVYAAKKRFANHKSTEDNQKNKRSKDTSLQPGCGKNNHKTEDCYQLQTCLFCDIKGHIIEHCYKFKAWKGKQAKKAANSAEVVPYASHTTANTVEASYNQDAEYAPVCGLMSQNAAPYVNPFYPTSFGYAPPANYFQGTSTIPSFVPAQTASTSAGIQNATASAGVPQASSVAPNIVQGIVDSVTSKVMQALSDKSNSSHSCDPNSQAYSHFAGISSAYSFISRVVSCYKEWVIDTGATDHMTSDASLLCNIVNLSCPLLVTLPDGTVKQVFKTGTVYLTNNITLSDVLLIPDFQPNLLSVGKLISRSHLVVTFLKDICLFQDLSSKRTIAQGNRSGDLYTIRVPVFQKVCNNTSLSSFSAARQLNVAIFHSRLGHPSVEKLKHVNPVVMQGVNKMVCETCVLAKHHSLPFYRSLSHAKQCFDLIHMDLWGPYRTPDRTGAQTFRLSLMITPGVPGLFCYSIRLRDVVFYEHCYPFKTTNIQQVAADFVSDLNSIENSLSNNSNIPDNKNISNLQQDSNNITPTTRDFRIQSKPPAGSDNVRRSSRKRQQSVRLSGYHCPATSSAFYTAILQQLHDFDPSYKSSLSNVIKEVEPSYYSQASKNPRWVAAMDQELLALEKNSTWELTQLPKNKKAIGSKWVYKIKHKADGTVERFKARLVAKGFNQIKDKDYKHTFSPVAKFTTVRTLLAVAAIRKWSLFQLDVNNAFLHGYIDEEDPLTNKLALVLVYVDDILLTGDDLIALGTLKADLHSKYTIKDLGEMRYFLGLEIGRNETRIMLNQRKYVLDIMKDAGYENCKAASFPMQKGLKLTVDQGPLLPDPEVYRRLIGRLLYLSLTRPDIAYSVQHLSQFLSQPREPHYQAAQHLLRYLKGSVNASLFYSSTASLSLQAYSDADWGSCASSCRSLSGYCIFLGNSLVSWKTKKQLTVSKSSAEAEYRSMSYTTSELVWLAGLLTYFRRIKIQNRMRR; translated from the exons ATGTCACAGCCTGATTTGAATTCACAGTCTGTTACTCAAGATTCTTTGTATTCTCCTCTTGATGATCTGCTTTTCTTATCTCCATCTGATCAACCTGGGTTAAAGCTTTCTGAAACTTTGTTTGATGGCTCCAATTTTCGACAATGGCAGCGTGAGATCATTCAGACGCTTCTCTCAAAGAACACGATTGGTTTTATTTCTGGCGAATGTTCAATTCCTGATAAAGCTGACAAAAGGTATAATGCTTGGATTCGTTGTGATATATTTGTTTCTCGCTGGATTAAGAACTCTATGATCAAAAGTTTGCAAGATAGTTTTCAGTATACACAATCGTCTAAACATCTCTGGTCAGAATTAGTTGAGCATTTTGGTCAGTTGAATGTGCTTGAACTGTATGAATTAAAGAAAGAACTTGCAAATGTTAAACAAGAAAATGCATCTTTATTGGattattatggaaaaatcaaaGGACTTTGGGAAAATATAGATAATCTGGACCCATTGCCTCAATGTACTTGTGGAGTCATGCTTAAATGCACCTGTCACATGCTAAAAAGGATGATAGAAAGGGAGATACAGTCAAAATTAATCCAGTTATTAATGGGATTACATGCTGGATATGAACAAGTACAGTCTTCTTTGTTATCCATGGATCCTCTTCCTCCCATTAATAGAGCCTTAGGGGTTTTGCAAAAGATTGAGCGGCAAAAGACTATTTATGACAGTAATGGTTCTATTAGTCTTAAAACTGTTGTTTATGCTGCCAAGAAAAGGTTTGCTAATCATAAGTCTACTGAGGACAATCAAAAGAACAAACGTTCTAAGGACACTTCTCTTCAGCCTGGT TGTggtaaaaataatcataaaactgAAGATTGTTATCAACTACAGACCTGTTTATTTTGTGACATTAAAGGGCATATCATTGAACATTGCTACAAGTTCAAGGCCTGGAAGGGTAAGCAGGCAAAGAAGGCTGCTAATTCAGCTGAAGTTGTTCCTTATGCCAGTCACACTACTGCAAATACTGTAGAGGCCAGTTATAATCAGGATGCTGAGTATGCTCCTGTCTGTGGTCTTATGTCTCAGAATGCTGCTCCTTATGTTAATCCTTTTTATCCTACATCTTTTGGTTATGCTCCACCAGCGAACTATTTTCAAGGGACATCAACCATTCCAAGTTTTGTTCCTGCTCAGACTGCATCCACTTCTGCTGGGATTCAGAATGCTACAGCATCTGCTGGGGTTCCTCAGGCTTCTTCTGTTGCACCAAATATAGTGCAGGGCATTGTAGATTCTGTTACTTCCAAGGTTATGCAAGCTTTATCTGATAAATCTAATTCTTCTCATTCTTGTGATCCTAACTCTCAAGCTTATAGCCATTTTGCAGGCATTTCTTCTGCTTACTCTTTTATCAGTAGAGTTGTTTCATGTTATAAGGAATGGGTTATTGACACTGGTGCCACTGATCATATGACTTCAGATGCTTCCCTTTTGTGTAATATTGTCAATTTGTCCTGTCCATTGCTTGTTACATTACCTGATGGCACAGTTAAACAAGTTTTCAAAACTGGTACAGTTTATTTAACCAATAATATTACTTTGTCTGATGTCTTGCTAATCCCTGATTTCCAGCCTAATTTGTTATCTGTTGGAAAGCTTATTTCAAGATCCCACTTAGTTGTTACTTTTCTAAAGGATATTTGTCTATTTCAGGACCTTTCAAGTAAAAGAACAATTGCTCAGGGTAACAGATCAGGAGATTTATATACTATTAGAGTACCTGTTTTTCAAAAAGTTTGTAATAATACTAGCCTGAGTTCATTCAGTGCTGCTAGACAGTTAAATGTAGCTATTTTTCATTCTAGGCTTGGACATCCATCTGTTGAAAAGTTGAAGCATGTAAATCCTGTTGTAATGCAAGGTGTTAATAAAATGGTTTGTGAAACATGTGTTTTGGCTAAACATCATTCTTTACCTTTCTATAGAAGTCTTTCTCATGCTAAGCAATGTTTTGATCTTATTCACATGGACTTATGGGGGCCATATAGAACCCCTGATAGGACTGGTGCTCAGACTTTTCGACTATCCTTGATGATTACACCAGGAGTACCTGGACTTTTTTGTTACAGCATAAGACTCAG AGATGTTGTCTTTTATGAGCATTGCTATCCTTTTAAGACTACTAACATTCAGCAAGTTGCAGCTGATTTTGTTTCTGATCTTAATAGTATTGAGAATTCTTTATCAAATAATAGTAATATTCCTGATAATAAAAATATCAGTAACCTACAACAAGATAGTAATAATATTACTCCTACTACTAGAGATTTTCGTATACAGTCTAAACCACCTGCAGGATCAGATAATGTCAGAAGATCCAGCAGGAAGAGACAACAGTCTGTAAGATTGTCTGGTTATCACTGTCCTGCAACTTCTTCAGCATTTTATACAGCAATCCTTCAACAACTTCATGATTTTGATCCAAGCTATAAGTCTTCCCTGTCTAATGTAATTAAAGAGGTAGAGCCTAGCTATTATAGTCAAGCTAGTAAGAATCCTCGATGGGTTGCAGCTATGGATCAGGAATTGTTGGCTCTAGAGAAGAATAGCACTTGGGAACTCACTCAACTGCCTAAGAATAAGAAAGCTATAGGGAGTAAGTGGGTATACAAGATAAAACACAAGGCTGATGGGACTGTTGAAAGGTTCAAAGCTCGTCTTGTGGCTAAAGGTTTTAATCAGATAAAGGATAAAGACTACAAACATACATTTTCTCCCGTTGCAAAATTTACTACTGTGAGGACTTTGCTAGCAGTAGCAGCAATCAGAAAATGGTCATTATTTCAACTTGATGTCAATAATGCTTTTCTTCATGGCTATATTGATGAAGAG GATCCTTTGACAAATAAATTGGCCCTTGTCttggtatatgtagatgacatccTGCTGACAGGAGATGATCTGATTGCTTTAGGTACATTAAAAGCAGACTTGCATTCTAAGTACACTATTAAGGACTTGGGAGAAATGCGATATTTTTTGGGATTGGAAATTGGGAGGAATGAGACTAGGATAATGTTGAACCAAAGGAAATATGTTTTAGACATTATGAAAGATGCTGGTTATGAAAACTGCAAGGCAGCTTCTTTCCCTATGCAGAAGGGTCTGAAGCTTACAGTTGATCAGGGTCCATTGCTTCCTGATCCTGAGGTGTACAGAAGACTCATAGGCAGGCTGTTATATTTGAGCTTGACCAGACCAGACATAGCTTACAGTGTTCAACACTTAAGCCAGTTCCTAAGTCAACCACGGGAGCCACACTACCAAGCAGCCCAACATCTTCTGAGATATTTAAAGGGGAGTGTTAATGCTAGTTTGTTTTATTCTTCTACTGCTTCACTCAGTTTACAAGCTTACAGTGACGCGGATTGGGGCTCTTGTGCTTCCAGTTGTAGGTCTCTAAGTGGCTATTGTATCTTTCTAGGGAATTCTCTTGTTTCTTGGAAAACCAAGAAGCAACTCACTGTTAGTAAGAGCTCAGCAGAGGCAGAGTATCGTAGTATGTCCTATACTACGAGTGAGTTGGTGTGGTTGGCTGGCTTGCTCACATATTTCAGG CGAATAAAGATCCAAAATCGAATGCGAAGATAA
- the LOC141639458 gene encoding uncharacterized protein LOC141639458: MKYKLKGCVDGVLLARTVCFNNDENGIFLWNPTLKKIVDIPLYGPLKKAPKVSFGFGFDSVSNSYKVVALSLEKNDLKIKVYNLGSRLWTSPKVKRGLIDNVKHLSSSRFVNFEGCVYGLARAEITTGKTHYLCFNLSSEALTCAKLPDVKYASRRHLAVLYESLALVDESIYDGNLRHIRVWIRRRDSRTSCIFSWIELYNLDRGAKSFKY; this comes from the coding sequence ATGAAATATAAATTAAAGGGTTGTGTCGATGGAGTCCTGTTGGCCCGCactgtttgcttcaacaatgatgaAAACGGGATTTTCTTATGGAACCCAACACTTAAGAAAATTGTTGATATACCGCTTTATGGACCGTTGAAGAAAGCTCCAAAAGTTTCTTTCGGGTTTGGGTTTGATTCGGTGAGTAATAGTTATAAGGTGGTGGCACTTAGTTTGGAGAAGAATGATTTGAAAATCAAGGTATATAACCTTGGTTCTCGTTTATGGACTTCACCTAAAGTCAAGAGAGGTTTGATTGACAATGTCAAGCATTTATCGTCTTCACGTTTCGTGAATTTTGAAGGTTGTGTTTACGGGCTCGCTAGGGCTGAAATAACAACGGGGAAGACACATTACCTTTGTTTTAATCTGTCGAGTGAGGCCTTGACTTGCGCCAAATTGCCTGATGTTAAATATGCGTCAAGGCGTCATCTGGCAGTCTTATATGAGTCACTTGCACTTGTAGATGAATCCATTTATGATGGTAATTTAAGACATATTCGCGTATGGATCAGGAGAAGGGATAGTAGAACAAGTTGCATATTTTCTTGGATTGAGCTCTATAATCTGGATCGCGGTGCTAAATCTTTTAAATACTAG
- the LOC141639459 gene encoding F-box/kelch-repeat protein At3g06240-like gives MKDLQNCRYRVTDLDYYASGSSWPDFVTSAVNICSGRTPETVHNIDVSAFCRGIKLIRGYVDGLLLLHVNSPRVNSRQNAIFLWNPMLGKVIDIPVSESLMKFTDSNVGFGFGFDTRSNNYKLVALNLKFYDQKTLVYNLGSGSWTSPKEKGGSIENVKYLSKTSHTFNFEGEIYWLARVGRKANNVTHYLGFNLSSEAFTCSKLPDFKYERHLNQESRSLASIHESLALVDCSVYKHSRHIRVWMRRKDKTTSNKSWIELYNLDCRSKTLLNVTRNGEAYLKSWSAYEYISVYDLKSGTEKVSSRSDKRVKSMNNSYIKSLALLGHPHSRSLFGY, from the coding sequence ATGAAAGACCTTCAAAATTGTAGGTACAGAGTAACGGATCTAGACTATTACGCAAGCGGATCATCTTGGCCTGATTTTGTAACATCAGCCGTGAATATCTGTAGTGGTCGAACTCCCGAGACTGTTCATAATATTGACGTAAGCGCATTCTGTCGAGGTATAAAATTGATACGAGGTTATGTCGATGGGCTCTTGTTGCTCCATGTTAATTCGCCTCGGGTCAATAGTAGGCAAAACGCGATTTTCTTATGGAACCCGATGCTTGGGAAAGTCATAGATATCCCGGTTTCTGAATCGTTGATGAAGTTTACGGATAGTAATGTTGGGTTTGGGTTCGGGTTTGATACGAGAAGTAATAACTATAAGCTGGTGGCCCTTAATTTGAAGTTTTATGATCAGAAAACCTTGGTATATAACCTTGGTTCCGGTTCTTGGACCTCTCCGAAGGAGAAAGGAGGTTCGATTGAGAATGTCAAGTATTTGTCGAAAACTTCACATACCTTTAATTTTGAAGGTGAGATTTACTGGCTTGCTCGCGTTGGGAGAAAGGCAAATAATGTGACACATTACCTTGGTTTTAATTTGTCGAGTGAGGCCTTCACTTGCTCAAAATTGCCCGATTTTAAATATGAAAGGCATCTAAATCAAGAATCGAGGAGTTTGGCAAGCATACACGAGTCACTTGCACTTGTAGATTGTTCGGTGTATAAGCACTCAAGACATATTCGTGTATGGATGAGGCGAAAAGATAAAACGACATCCAACAAGTCTTGGATAGAGTTATATAACCTGGATTGCAGAAGTAAAACTTTGCTAAATGTGACGAGGAATGGTGAAGCTTATTTAAAATCATGGTCAGCATATGAATATATATCTGTTTATGACTTGAAATCAGGTACGGAAAAGGTCAGCTCAAGAAGTGATAAAAGGGTTAAATCCATGAATAATAGTTATATAAAAAGTTTAGCATTGTTAGGACACCCACACAGTAGGTCGTTATTCGGTTATTAG